A single Pan troglodytes isolate AG18354 chromosome 19, NHGRI_mPanTro3-v2.0_pri, whole genome shotgun sequence DNA region contains:
- the LOC129137722 gene encoding uncharacterized protein LOC129137722, giving the protein MRVTHEIQTFSPPADAQEPLSAKPPLSRAGPVLVTPLPLCLLFTPHPSAGLAQRLQEARTPGIVSRNRSPAPVREEVLPGALRRCLTGYTAIQETWQRRSRAVEEGARDAEPTRACRDKWRRGRRADAPRLAKELWPGPLLIQPETLRSGGRPCAGNPARSFSRPGRVAPGKALLGEVGPELSGLQSGWKGSQWVIQGANDLPTNGNARTRQPAPDRHSQSRRREGRRDSGTANPRGRREGGRRGRGGPPSLGSASDQPAPLQTQPSWLRIPAFCSGPRPNAPQGPQQRHSGSSSPRPDAASLGMGDSTPERRCPYSLPLPAPIPRNLSGTTSEAPPRAMVRA; this is encoded by the exons ATGCGAGTCACCCATGAAATCCAGACATTTTCACCCCCAGCGGATGCACAGGAGCCTCTCAG TGCCAAACCGCCCCTCAGCAGGGCAGGGCCAGTCCTGGTGACCCCacttcctctctgtctcctctttacTCCCCACCCCA GCGCGGGCCTGGCCCAGAGGCTACAGGAAGCCAGGACGCCGGGGATTGTCTCTCGCAACCGCAGCCCAGCCCCAGTCAGGGAGGAAGTTCTGCCGGGCGCTCTCCGCCGGTGCCTCACTGGTTATACTGCTATACAGGAAACCTGGCAGCGCCGGAGCCGCGCGGTCGAGGAGGGAGCGCGGGACGCCGAGCCCACGCGCGCCTGCCGGGACAAGTGGAGACGAGGCCGGCGAGCGGACGCCCCGAG GTTGGCGAAGGAGCTGTGGCCGGGTCCCCTTCTTATCCAGCCCGAGACACTGCGCTCCGGTGGGCGTCCCTGCGCTGGGAATCCCGCTCGGAGTTTTTCCAGGCCCGGCCGGGTTGCTCCGGGAAAGGCCCTGTTGGGGGAGGTGGGCCCGGAGCTGTCAGGTCTACAATCCGGTTGGAAGGGCTCGCAGTGGGTGATTCAGGGTGCCAATGACCTCCCCACGAACGGGAACGCCCGCACTAGACAACCAGCCCCAGACCGGCATTCCCAGAGCCGCAGGCGGGAGGGACGCAGGGACTCCGGGACAGCAAATCCCcgggggagaagggaagggggaaggcggGGCAGGGGAGGCCCACCCTCCTTGGGCTCCGCTAGCGACCAGCCAGCGCCCCTTCAGACGCAGCCTTCCTGGCTCCGGATCCCGGCTTTCTGCTCCGGTCCTCGTCCCAATGCCCCCCAAGGTCCCCAGCAGAGGCATTCAGGTTCCTCCTCGCCCCGCCCAGACGCAGCTTCTTTGGGTATGGGTGACAGCACTCCTGAGCGTCGCTGTCCCTATTCGCTGCCGTTGCCAGCTCCGATTCCGCGAAACCTCTCCGGCACCACCTCGGAAGCCCCGCCCAGGGCGATGGTCCGGGCCTAA
- the LOC740241 gene encoding putative pleckstrin homology domain-containing family M member 1P, with protein MAKASLYKHVERMHLIGRSWEQLKLLGDYLGPCWSGALKELRRRLNHRNYLLESPHRFRVADLQQIADEVYEGFLKALIEFASQHVYHCDLCTQHSFICQICQHHDIIFPSEFDTTVRCAKCKTVFHQSCQAVVKKGCPRCAR; from the exons TATCGGGAGGAGCTGGGAGCAGCTAAAGCTCCTGGGGGATTACCTGGGCCCGTGCTGGAGCGGTGCCCTGAAGGAGCTCAGGAGGAG GCTCAACCACCGGAATTATCTCTTGGAGTCTCCGCATAGGTTCCGTGTTGCTGACCTCCAGCAG ATCGCAGATGAGGTGTATGAAGGATTCCTCAAGGCCCTGATTGAATTTGCCTCCCAGCATGTCTACCACTGCGACCTGTGCACCCAGCACAGCTTCATCTGCCAGATCTGCCAGCACCACGACATCATCTTCCCCTCTGAGTTTGACACCACAGTCAG GTGTGCCAAGTGCAAGACCGTCTTCCACCAGAGCTGCCAGGCTGTGGTGAAGAAGGGCTGCCCCCGCTGTGCTCGCTGA